A genomic region of Rickettsiales bacterium contains the following coding sequences:
- a CDS encoding NAD(P)-dependent oxidoreductase, giving the protein MNKLVQFPSITQAYPAKSSPEARKHNFKEIYNPFNPKEASAQASRCSQCGVPFCQVHCPLGNNIPDWLKLVAEGRMQEAYQVSSATNTFPEICGRICPQDRLCEGNCVIEKGYESVTIGAVEKHITENAFAEGWVKPPLPAQENGLSIGIIGAGPAGLAAAELLRRKGYEVHIYDRYDRAGGLMIYGIPEFKLEKHVVKRRHALFEQAGIKFHFNCEIGRNINLNELRSHHSAILIATGVYKARTAETPGSDLPGILPALTYLTASNKACLGDEAVELENGHLNAAGKQVVVIGGGDTAMDCVRTAVRQGATKVTCLYRRDRENMPGSRREVKNAEEEGVEFRWLSLPKAFVGKEKIEAVTAVQTRMGATDASGRAAPEEVPGSELTLQADMVINALGFEAEDLPHAFGEPELKISRNGTLAVEEKTLMTSLPGIFAAGDIVRGASLVVWAIKDGRDAAEAIGKWIASKQSKITTQ; this is encoded by the coding sequence ATGAACAAATTAGTGCAGTTTCCATCCATTACGCAAGCCTACCCCGCAAAATCCTCTCCGGAAGCACGCAAGCATAATTTTAAGGAAATATACAATCCTTTCAACCCCAAAGAAGCTTCCGCGCAGGCATCGCGCTGCTCGCAGTGCGGCGTTCCCTTTTGCCAGGTTCACTGTCCGCTTGGCAATAATATACCAGACTGGCTGAAACTCGTGGCTGAAGGCAGAATGCAGGAAGCCTATCAGGTTTCCTCCGCTACCAACACCTTTCCTGAAATATGCGGCCGCATCTGCCCGCAAGACCGTTTATGCGAAGGTAACTGCGTCATTGAAAAAGGCTATGAATCCGTCACGATTGGCGCGGTGGAGAAACATATCACAGAAAATGCCTTCGCAGAAGGCTGGGTCAAGCCCCCTCTTCCGGCACAGGAAAACGGTCTTTCTATCGGCATCATCGGCGCGGGCCCTGCCGGGCTTGCAGCCGCAGAGCTCCTGCGGCGCAAAGGTTACGAAGTTCATATCTATGATCGTTACGACCGTGCAGGCGGCCTGATGATATACGGCATCCCGGAATTCAAACTCGAAAAACATGTCGTCAAGCGCCGGCACGCTTTGTTCGAGCAGGCAGGAATAAAGTTCCATTTCAACTGCGAAATCGGCCGCAATATCAACCTGAACGAATTAAGAAGCCATCACTCCGCCATCCTTATCGCCACAGGCGTATACAAAGCCCGTACGGCGGAAACTCCAGGCTCAGACCTTCCCGGAATTTTGCCCGCGCTGACCTATCTCACGGCCAGCAATAAAGCCTGCCTTGGCGATGAAGCGGTAGAGCTCGAAAACGGACATTTGAATGCAGCGGGAAAGCAAGTTGTGGTGATCGGCGGCGGCGATACCGCCATGGACTGCGTACGCACCGCCGTACGGCAGGGAGCTACCAAAGTCACCTGCCTGTACCGCCGCGACCGGGAGAATATGCCGGGCAGCAGGCGCGAAGTGAAGAACGCAGAGGAAGAAGGCGTGGAATTTCGCTGGCTTTCGCTTCCTAAAGCCTTCGTTGGGAAAGAGAAAATAGAAGCCGTTACCGCTGTGCAAACCCGCATGGGCGCAACCGACGCTTCAGGCCGCGCCGCGCCCGAAGAAGTTCCCGGCTCAGAACTCACCCTGCAAGCTGATATGGTGATTAACGCGCTGGGTTTTGAAGCCGAAGACCTGCCCCATGCCTTTGGGGAGCCTGAATTAAAAATCTCGCGAAATGGCACGCTAGCTGTGGAAGAAAAAACCCTGATGACCTCCCTACCCGGCATTTTCGCCGCCGGAGACATTGTCCGCGGTGCTTCGCTCGTCGTCTGGGCCATTAAGGATGGCAGGGATGCTGCGGAAGCGATAGGCAAATGGATAGCATCCAAGCAGAGCAAGATTACTACACAGTAG
- a CDS encoding inositol monophosphatase family protein has product MPPRSAILNVMTSAALKAGKSVLRDFGELDKLQVSRKSIANFATNADNRSEKILHQELSKARPAFSFVMEEGGSIEGSDPSQRFVIDPIDGTHNFIHAVPYFCISIAYEKKLANGQFETQAGVIYDPIQNELFCAELYQGATMNDQRLSVSGRMELDTCLIATFTPPRTPHAAKVYTALASNPFGLRATGSTALDLAYVAAGRYDGACFVSWKHWDVAAGKLLVREAGGKITESSDEDKKMLFVSNPHIHSKIAASLAG; this is encoded by the coding sequence ATGCCCCCACGTTCCGCGATACTCAATGTGATGACTTCTGCTGCCCTGAAAGCCGGTAAATCCGTGCTGCGCGATTTTGGCGAGCTGGACAAGCTGCAGGTCTCACGCAAGAGCATCGCGAACTTTGCAACGAATGCGGATAACCGTTCGGAGAAGATCCTGCATCAGGAGCTTTCCAAAGCGCGCCCTGCGTTCAGCTTCGTCATGGAAGAAGGCGGCAGCATTGAAGGCAGCGATCCCTCGCAGCGCTTTGTGATCGACCCGATCGACGGTACGCATAATTTCATCCATGCGGTGCCGTATTTCTGCATTTCCATCGCGTATGAAAAGAAGCTTGCCAACGGCCAGTTCGAAACACAGGCGGGCGTGATTTACGACCCGATCCAGAACGAGCTGTTCTGCGCGGAGCTCTATCAGGGCGCGACGATGAACGACCAGCGCCTTTCCGTTTCCGGACGTATGGAACTGGATACATGTCTGATAGCAACGTTTACGCCGCCGCGCACTCCGCATGCTGCAAAAGTTTATACGGCGCTAGCTTCCAATCCGTTCGGTCTGCGTGCGACCGGTTCCACGGCGCTCGATCTCGCCTATGTAGCGGCCGGGCGTTATGACGGTGCATGCTTTGTCTCCTGGAAACATTGGGATGTTGCGGCAGGTAAACTGCTCGTGCGTGAAGCGGGCGGCAAGATTACCGAGAGCAGCGACGAAGATAAGAAAATGCTGTTCGTCTCCAACCCGCATATCCACAGCAAGATCGCCGCTTCGCTGGCGGGTTAG
- the efp gene encoding elongation factor P, with product MKIDGSAIRPGMVLEYNNRLVLVTNIKIGTPGNLRAFNQVEMKDIKTGTKTNYRFGSDEKVERVQLEQKEHQYLYDEGDMLVFMNNENYEQIHLNKELVGESIAFLQENMNVMIESYEGEALSVALPETVIMEIVETEPVVKGQTASSSYKPAKLENGARVMVPPFIETGTRIVVNTRDVAYVERAK from the coding sequence ATGAAAATTGACGGCTCTGCCATCCGCCCGGGTATGGTGCTGGAATATAACAACAGGCTCGTGCTTGTGACCAACATCAAGATCGGCACTCCGGGTAACCTGCGCGCCTTCAACCAGGTGGAAATGAAGGACATCAAGACCGGTACGAAGACGAACTATCGTTTCGGCTCCGACGAGAAGGTTGAGCGTGTGCAGCTTGAGCAGAAAGAGCATCAGTATCTCTACGATGAAGGCGATATGCTTGTGTTCATGAACAATGAAAACTATGAACAGATTCACCTGAACAAGGAACTGGTGGGCGAGTCCATCGCTTTCTTGCAGGAAAATATGAATGTCATGATCGAATCCTATGAAGGCGAAGCGCTGAGCGTGGCCCTGCCGGAAACCGTGATCATGGAAATCGTGGAAACGGAACCGGTCGTTAAAGGCCAGACCGCTTCTTCCTCCTATAAGCCCGCGAAGCTGGAAAACGGCGCGCGCGTGATGGTGCCTCCGTTTATCGAAACCGGTACCCGTATCGTTGTTAACACCCGTGATGTTGCTTACGTAGAAAGAGCGAAATAA
- a CDS encoding gamma-glutamyl-gamma-aminobutyrate hydrolase family protein yields MGKTAPVIGFTLDFEEAGGYSKMPWYAIRENYMSAVSAFGAIPLPLPHELELVPQYLDIIDGLIVTGGAFDVPPEMYGEKTVHEKVTTKNRRTAFEKGMTEGMLARKKPILGICGGEQLLNVILGGRLIQHIPDSIPNALAHEQPNPRTEAGHTVSIKPGTLLHKIIGKDEIPVNSAHHQAVATVGEGVVINSTAPDGVIEGIEYPAHPFCLGVEWHPEYHISPADTAIFKAFVEACKNT; encoded by the coding sequence ATGGGAAAAACCGCGCCGGTCATAGGGTTTACACTCGATTTCGAGGAGGCGGGCGGCTATTCTAAAATGCCCTGGTACGCGATCCGTGAGAACTATATGAGCGCCGTCAGCGCTTTCGGGGCCATTCCCCTGCCCCTGCCTCATGAATTGGAACTGGTTCCCCAATATCTTGATATAATTGACGGATTGATCGTCACCGGCGGCGCGTTCGATGTCCCGCCAGAAATGTACGGCGAGAAAACCGTCCACGAAAAAGTCACCACCAAAAACCGCCGCACTGCCTTTGAAAAAGGCATGACCGAAGGCATGCTCGCGCGCAAGAAACCGATTCTCGGCATCTGCGGCGGCGAGCAGCTGCTGAACGTGATCCTGGGCGGCAGGCTGATCCAGCATATCCCGGACAGCATCCCGAACGCGCTCGCCCACGAACAGCCCAATCCGCGCACGGAAGCAGGTCACACCGTTTCCATCAAACCGGGCACGCTGCTGCATAAAATTATTGGCAAAGACGAAATCCCCGTCAACAGCGCCCATCATCAGGCCGTGGCCACTGTCGGCGAAGGCGTTGTAATTAACTCTACTGCACCGGACGGCGTGATCGAAGGCATTGAATACCCTGCCCATCCTTTCTGCCTCGGCGTGGAATGGCACCCGGAATACCATATCAGCCCTGCGGATACGGCCATATTCAAAGCCTTTGTGGAAGCTTGTAAAAACACATAG